The Thermoclostridium stercorarium subsp. stercorarium DSM 8532 genome contains a region encoding:
- a CDS encoding zinc-binding dehydrogenase: MKTKAVRLYGKNDLRLEEFELPPIKDDEILAQIISDSICMSSYKAAIQGEDHKRVPKDVSQNPVIIGHEFCGIILEVGDKWKHKFKPGMKFSIQPALNLKENPYAAPGYSFKYIGGSATHIIIPNEVMEQGCLLEYNGDAFFYGSLSEPMSCIIGAFKANYHTESGKYEHKMGIKEGGNMAILAGVGPMGLGAIDYALHADRKPKRLVVTDIDEARIKRAESLYRAEEARKNGVELIYVNTGTVSDPVKYLLDLTGGEGYDDVFVFAPVKAVVEQADKILAKDGCLNFFAGPTNPNFSAELNFYNVHYNSTHIVGTSGGNTEDMIDALRLMSEGRINPASMITHIGGLDCVVETTLHLPEIPGGKKLIYTNISMELTAISDFRKKGETSPLFAALADIVEKNNGLWCLEAERYLLENADKI; the protein is encoded by the coding sequence ATGAAAACCAAAGCGGTACGTCTGTACGGCAAAAACGATCTGAGGCTTGAAGAATTTGAACTTCCCCCAATAAAGGACGACGAAATACTTGCACAGATTATTTCGGACAGTATTTGCATGTCATCATACAAAGCGGCAATCCAGGGTGAGGATCACAAGAGGGTTCCAAAGGATGTCAGCCAAAATCCGGTTATAATAGGCCATGAATTCTGCGGAATAATCCTTGAGGTAGGCGATAAGTGGAAACATAAGTTTAAGCCCGGAATGAAATTCTCCATTCAGCCTGCTCTGAACCTGAAGGAGAATCCCTACGCTGCTCCGGGTTACTCATTCAAATATATAGGCGGAAGCGCCACGCATATCATTATTCCCAATGAAGTAATGGAACAGGGATGCCTTCTTGAATATAACGGAGACGCTTTTTTCTATGGTTCCCTTTCCGAACCCATGTCCTGTATTATAGGCGCCTTTAAAGCCAATTATCATACCGAAAGCGGGAAATATGAACACAAAATGGGTATTAAAGAAGGCGGAAACATGGCCATCCTGGCTGGCGTCGGCCCGATGGGGCTTGGTGCGATCGATTATGCCCTCCATGCTGACAGAAAGCCCAAACGCCTTGTTGTGACCGATATTGACGAAGCGCGCATTAAAAGGGCGGAATCCCTTTATAGGGCTGAAGAGGCAAGGAAAAACGGAGTTGAACTGATCTACGTCAATACAGGAACGGTTTCTGATCCTGTGAAATATCTGCTTGACCTTACCGGCGGTGAAGGTTACGATGACGTATTCGTTTTCGCGCCGGTAAAGGCGGTTGTCGAACAGGCTGATAAAATACTTGCGAAGGACGGCTGCCTGAACTTCTTTGCCGGTCCTACAAATCCAAATTTTTCAGCGGAGTTGAACTTCTATAACGTGCATTACAATTCCACCCACATTGTGGGTACAAGCGGCGGAAATACCGAAGACATGATTGACGCGTTGAGACTTATGTCCGAGGGAAGAATTAATCCCGCTTCAATGATAACCCATATAGGCGGTCTGGACTGTGTTGTTGAAACAACGCTTCATCTGCCCGAAATCCCCGGAGGGAAAAAACTGATCTACACAAATATTTCGATGGAACTTACAGCCATAAGCGATTTCCGTAAAAAGGGAGAGACCAGTCCGTTGTTTGCAGCGCTTGCTGATATAGTTGAAAAGAATAACGGATTGTGGTGCCTTGAGGCCGAAAGGTATTTGCTGGAAAATGCTGATAAAATATAA